A region of Dictyostelium discoideum AX4 chromosome 1 chromosome, whole genome shotgun sequence DNA encodes the following proteins:
- the gpt6 gene encoding hypothetical protein, which yields MYINLYKHKTKVLCFLLLLTFFLINGFYVFKVNNENGFYVGNKNETLKSEGGQFNKPESKKKIISQNLTIKNETFEINYNHTTTTTKNQTLKKNEKINNQISNVNQTELLLKNNNNINSINNNNNNNNNNNINNNKDKDKPILNNESKSKSLILNRSSPNKDNEIYLKKSEIQSSKSKSELKIIKTNSKNVVDDDDDVDDDEDDYFPINGKIQSFDNNVFLLNESVNTFKPKCKYIDIVYTWVDGTDPKMLQKYGTLKYSLRSVRKNAPWVRKIFIITANQIPSWFNISNNDNVEFIFHDELYFNKSHLPTFSSNSIESNFFNLPNQVSNCFLYLNDDVFFRNPVLASDFFDEKFNAHVYQHSKIISSETIIPNGKLIRNSVQFTNLVFSNRYLDRIWFKTNRYRSDHGVGVFNKQILKMAYKELKEQFESTSSNRFRYPEDLTIPFLHLQFLKRYTTFKVKPSINEYFALKEDNVAESFKKMQLILLKNQFV from the exons atgtatataaatttatataaacacAAAACAAAGGTACTATGTTTTCTTTTACTATTAACTTTCTTTTTGATAAATGGattttatgtttttaaag taaataatgaaaatggatTTTATGttggaaataaaaatgaaaccTTAAAAAGTGAAGGTGgacaatttaataaacctgaaagtaaaaaaaaaattattagtcAAAActtaacaataaaaaatgaaacttttgaaattaattataaccacacaaccaccaccactaaaAATCAaactctaaaaaaaaatgaaaaaattaataatcaaatttcaaatgtaAACCAAACTgaacttttattaaaaaataataataatatcaatagtattaataataataataataataataacaataataatataaataataataaagataaagataaaccaattttaaataatgaaagtaaaagtaaatcattaatattaaatagatcatcaccaaataaagacaatgaaatttatttaaaaaagagtGAAATTCAGTCAAGTAAAAGTAAAagtgaattaaaaataataaaaaccaattcaaaaaatgttgttgatgatgatgatgatgttgatgatgatgaagatgattattttccaattaatggtaaaattcaaagttttgataataatgtatttttattaaatgaatcagTTAATACATTTAAAccaaaatgtaaatatattgatattgtttaTACATGGGTTGATGGAACAGATCCA aaaatgttGCAGAAGTATGGAAcattaaaatattcattaaGAAGTGTTCGTAAAAATGCACCATGGGTTagaaaaattttcattattactgCAAATCAAATTCCATCTtggtttaatatttcaaataatgataatgttgaatttatatttcatgatgaattatattttaataa atccCATTTACCAACATTtagttcaaattcaattgaatcaaatttttttaatttaccaaatcaagtttcaaattgttttttatatttaaatgatgatgttttttttagaaatccAGTTTTAGCAAGTGACTTTTttgatgaaaaatttaatgCTCATGTTTATCAACATAGTAAAATCATATCAAGTGAAACTATAATACCaaatggtaaattaattaGAAATAGTGttcaatttacaaatttagtATTTAGTAATAGATATTTAGATAGAATTTGGTTTAAAACAAATAGGTATCGTTCAGATcatggtgttggtgtttttaataaacaaatattgaaaatggcatataaagaattaaaagaacaatttgaatcaacatcatcaaatagATTTAGATATCCAGAAGATTTAACAATACCATTTTTACATctccaatttttaaaaagatataCAACATTTAAAGTGAAACCATCtataaatgaatattttgCACTTAAAGAAGATAATGTAGCTGaatctttcaaaaaaatgcaattaattttactaaAAAATCAGTTTgtttaa
- the ctu2 gene encoding cytosolic thiouridylase subunit 2: MSSEELPSCGINDNDINNTIPINTRKVQIIPNGNTQCVKCLYNVANNVKDKKLSKKEKKEQKLKEEENNNNNNEEPITQQQKPIGKPIINFRSEQLCWECYRELILKKFKLNIVKVRESKRDAEKLLVALSGGTCSSMLLELLKQCTEGSGKAKMFLDIKCVHIDESSITPYQNHNDTIEFLKEFNNVKLGFPNLEIIPLEDILGTVTPLGERTNQLKLQFAQLSSETSKEDLLLYYRNQLLIQVAHKLNCKKVILGTSSNRLAVQLVASTSKGRGFSVPNETSVIIEQPSNDIKFYQPMRDFLLKEIFIYYRHLNILPVPVMFSILNLKPKHSINTLCEDFLHCLQDISNQTVHTLLRSVDKLISPSIDSNYNCSICSSPLTSAEIKSLEKVILDNNNNINKENKNNNNNNNNNNNNNGCCSTTKTEDSSCCNKTEDNSSNNNNNNTGCCSSSSSTSTSSITVNKETLCYSCKILYRDFKSTPNIAPYIKENSKQLLTTSQLKNEIKDFLLNSDDDDDDEDN; encoded by the exons atgtcaTCAGAAGAATTACCATCATGTGgtattaatgataatgatattaataatactataCCAATTAATACAAGAAAAGTTCAAATCATACCAAATGGTAATACTCAATGTGTAAAATGTTTATATAATGTTGCAAATAAtgtaaaagataaaaaactttcaaaaaaagaaaaaaaagaacaaaaattaaaagaagaagaaaataataataataataatgaagaaccAATtactcaacaacaaaaaccaattggtaaaccaattattaattttagatcAGAACAATTATGTTGGGAATGTTATAgagaattaattttgaaaaagtttaaatTGAATATTGTTAAAGTTAGAGAGAGTAAAAGAGATGCAGAGAAATTATTAGTTGCTTTATCAGGTGGCACATGTTCATCAATGTTGTTGGAATTATTGAAACAGTGTACTGAGGGTAGTGGTAAGGCAAAGATGTTTTTGGATATAAAGTGTGTCCACATTGATGAGTCTTCAATTACACCATACCAAAATCATAATGATACAATTGAATtcttaaaagaatttaataatgttaaaCTTGGTTTCCCAAATTTAGAAATCATCCCATTGGAAGATATCCTCGGTACTGTAACACCATTGGGTGAAAGAACCAACCAATTGAAACTACAATTTGCTCAATTATCTTCTGAAACTTCAAAAGAGGATTTATTACTCTACTATcgtaatcaattattaattcaagtagctcataaattaaattgtaaaaaagtTATATTAGGTACAAGTTCAAATAGATTAGCTGTACAATTAGTTGCATCAACTTCAAAAGGTAGAGGTTTCTCTGTACCAAATGAGACTTCTGTTATAATTGAACAACCATCAA atgatattaaattttatcaacCAATGAGAGATTtcttattaaaagaaattttcatttattatagacatttaaatattttaccaGTACCAGTAAtgttttcaatattaaatttgaaaccaAAACATTCAATTAATACTCTTTGTGAAGACTTTTTACATTGTCTTCAAGATATTTCAAATCAAACCGTTCATACTTTATTAAGATctgttgataaattaatttctccttcaattgattcaaattataattgttcaatttgttcaag tcCATTGACAAGTGcagaaattaaaagtttagaAAAGGTTATAttggataataataataatatcaataaagaaaataaaaataataataataataataataataataataataataatggatgttgttcaacaacaaaaacagaAGATTCATCATGTTGTAATAAAACTGAagataatagtagtaataataataataataatactggttgttgttcatcatcatcatcaacatcaacatcatcaattaCAGTAAATAAGGAAACATTATGTTATAGTTGTAAAATCCTTTATAGAGATTTCAAATCAACTCCAAATATAGCACCATATATTAAAGAGAattcaaaacaattattaacaaCATCACAacttaaaaatgaaattaaagactttttattaaatagtgatgatgatgatgatgatgaagataattaa